One window of Methanothermobacter tenebrarum genomic DNA carries:
- a CDS encoding 4Fe-4S dicluster domain-containing protein, protein MIRIDPELCKGCNICIEFCPEKVYEESDTLNKRGVYVPVPEHEDRCKKCKICILFCPDQAIAVDENG, encoded by the coding sequence ATGATACGTATAGATCCTGAACTTTGCAAAGGATGTAACATATGCATAGAGTTTTGCCCCGAGAAAGTCTATGAAGAATCTGATACATTAAATAAAAGGGGAGTTTACGTCCCAGTACCTGAACATGAGGATAGGTGTAAAAAATGCAAGATCTGTATTTTATTCTGCCCAGATCAAGCCATAGCGGTGGATGAAAATGGTTGA